Proteins co-encoded in one Fusarium musae strain F31 chromosome 3, whole genome shotgun sequence genomic window:
- a CDS encoding hypothetical protein (EggNog:ENOG41): MGHSESNRPPCILKQAAGYVNTPGLISLGGGFPSSEYFPISEIAMRIPSLSQKRIPLDSHGSTAQIARIGKHDTASGTSDYDISIAFNYGQATGSPQMMRWVTEHVDLVYNPPYADWAVCLTVGSTGALEQTVRMLCDRSRNDSILTEEYTFATAMETFVPQGIKVFGVKMDEEGLLPSHMDHILETWDEEARGARKPHLLYTVPSGQNPTGATQSFERRREIYSVCQKHNILIIEDEPYYFIQMKSYTGRGTNVADNETVDDFLTSLVPSYLSMDVDGRVLRMDSFSKVLVPGSRMGWITASKEVIQKYLCHAEVANQGPSGISQLIVWKLVDETWGHEGYIKWLIDLKTNYTRRRNTLLAACEDYLPTEIVSWTPPAAGMFLWLKLDHTKHPDYRHRSLSNIEEEIFQHSIKQGVLFARGSWFRAEAHKELNELFLRVTFASAAEEEMCAAVQRLSAAIKKSFRIKS; encoded by the exons ATGGGACA TAGTGAGAGCAACCGTCCGCCTTGTATTCTCAAACAAGCGGCTGGGTACGTCAACACACCCGGCCTCATCTCCCTTGGGGGCGGGTTTCCTTCTAGCGAATACTTTCCCATCTCTGAGATCGCCATGCGTATACCCAGCCTCTCTCAGAAGCGGATTCCACTGGACTCGCATGGTAGCACCGCCCAGATAGCTCGCATTGGCAAACACGATACCGCGAGCGGCACCTCGGACTACGACATATCCATTGCGTTTAACTACGGTCAGGCAACTGGATCCCCACAGATGATGCGCTGGGTGACAGAGCACGTTGATCTTGTCTATAACCCGCCTTATGCAGATTGGGCTGTATGTCTGACCGTCGGCAGTACGGGGGCTCTGGAGCAGACAGTTCGTATGCTCTGCGACCGGTCCAGGAATGATTCTATCCTCACAGAGGAGTACACATTTGCAACGGCGATGGAGACTTTCGTTCCACAGGGTATAAAGGTCTTTGGAGTCAAGATGGACGAGGAGGGTCTACTACCTAGTCACATGGACCACATTCTGGAAACTTGGGATGAAGAGGCTCGAGGCGCTCGGAAGCCGCATCTTCTTTATACTGTACCATCAGGGCAGAATCCCACTGGTGCGACGCAGAGCTTCGAGCGACGACGTGAAATCTACAGTGTCTGCCAAAAGCAcaacattctcatcatcgaagACGAGCCCTACTATTTCATCCAAATGAAATCCTATACGGGACGGGGGACCAACGTCGCAGATAATGAGACTGTTGATGACTTCTTGACTAGTCTTGTCCCATCGTACCTCAGTATGGACGTTGATGGCAGGGTTCTTCGAATGGACTCATTCTCCAAGGTCTTGGTCCCTGGCTCGAGAATGGGATGGATAACGGCTAGCAAAGAGGTCATACAGAAGTATCTCTGTCATGCTGAAGTGGCAAATCAGGGACCCAGCGGTATATCGCAGCTGATCGTCTGGAAACTGGTGGATGAGACGTGGGGACATGAGGGTTATATCAAGTGGCTTATTGACCTGAAGACGAACTACACCAGAAGACGCAATACCTTACTCGCAGCTTGCGAAGACTACCTACCCACTGAAATCGTATCGTGGACGCCTCCGGCTGCGGGCATGTTT CTATGGCTGAAACTGGATCATACTAAACATCCAGACTACCGACATCGCAGCCTGAGCaatatcgaggaggagatcttCCAGCACAGTATCAAGCAGGGAGTCCTTTTTGCTCGGGGCTCGTGGTTCAGAGCCGAGGCGCACAAGGAACTGAATGAGTTATTTCTACGCGTGACGTTTGCGAGCGCggctgaggaggaaatgTGTGCGGCTGTTCAGCGCCTTAGCGCAGCGATTAAAAAGTCATTCCGCATAAAATCATAG
- a CDS encoding hypothetical protein (CAZy:CE10~MEROPS:MER0036027): MTLETPSTSELSPQDLATRGCEVTGLSIYKDTNDDINMDRVHALLAEMNSDVPQGGTDIVYGEREAQRLRLWKPTSSSTKAPVIVYVHGGSWTIGTYLDSTGSKKVSYLNGLGYAFASINYTLIPKITVKEQVQEIADSVAYLVKHSEDLNIDPERVVLMGHSSGAHVVTLLGTDPTYAQKANFDISVFKGIIALDGSNYNALAEFSDSTGPIITNMIKGLSDDPEKLQDMSPTHHAAAPNAGAFLLLHVQRKGGIRQAAELAVALKAAGTSVEMRVFEGEGFEGHVQMLLRLGDESYPATGAMKEWLEKHVPV, translated from the coding sequence ATGACTTTAGAGACGCCCAGCACATCGGAGTTGAGTCCCCAGGACTTGGCTACTCGAGGATGCGAGGTCACTGGTCTCTCCATCTACAAAGACACCAACGATGACATCAACATGGACAGAGTGCATGCACTGCTGGCTGAAATGAACTCAGATGTCCCTCAAGGCGGAACAGACATCGTTTACGGAGAAAGAGAAGCTCAGCGCCTTCGTCTCTGGAAACCGACTTCAAGTTCCACCAAGGCCCCAGTCATCGTATATGTCCACGGTGGAAGTTGGACAATCGGAACTTATCTCGACTCAACTGGCTCAAAGAAAGTCAGCTACTTGAACGGCCTCGGCTACGCTTTTGCGTCAATCAACTATACGCTTATTCCGAAGATCACTGTCAAGGAGCAGGTGCAAGAGATTGCTGACTCGGTGGCATACTTGGTCAAGCATTCTGAAGACCTCAACATTGATCCAGAGCGTGTAGTTCTCATGGGCCACAGCTCAGGAGCACATGTCGTAACCCTCCTAGGCACTGACCCAACTTACGCCCAAAAAGCCAATTTTGACATATCCGTCTTCAAAGGCATCATCGCCCTCGACGGCTCAAACTACAACGCCCTTGCAGAATTCTCTGATAGTACCGGCCCCATAATCACAAACATGATCAAGGGACTGAGCGACGACCCGGAGAAATTACAGGACATGTCGCCGACGCATCACGCAGCTGCACCGAATGCGGGGGCgtttctgctgctgcatgTTCAGAGGAAGGGGGGCATTCGGCAGGCGGCTGAGTTGGCTGTGGCGTTGAAGGCGGCGGGGACGAGTGTGGAGATGAGGGTTTTCGAGGGGGAGGGGTTTGAGGGCCATGTTCAGATGTTGTTGAGGCTTGGGGATGAGAGTTACCCTGCTACGGGGGCGATGAAGGAGTGGTTGGAGAAGCATGTTCCTGTGTAA
- a CDS encoding hypothetical protein (EggNog:ENOG41): MEDSWILKNAKATKTDDKTSLNSSGTDRDSFMKSNDVGPNWDEVIPADKLAETKAKKEEKQHNYAISQDHTSGKESHKDNLLASFGKRQRMDNASISLGGSRLFHRSTNMLANLSSGDDAVAQNEGSDMDESSIDRVNVFDFLASLGSQQVQRPPSIAAQLVHLEAQFRTKNPTLPPNQIRQMATEHLSRLMVAQRTAMNSAAQGGLAPSIAASIAATTSPHQYAMPSTQKQWSSMASHGDARNTEPFEATSSNSVNKAEVAKL; this comes from the coding sequence ATGGAGGATAGCTGGATTCTTAAGAATGCCAAAGCCACCAAGACAGACGACAAGACGAGCCTTAACAGTAGTGGCACCGATCGGGACAGTTTCATGAAATCTAATGATGTTGGCCCTAACTGGGACGAGGTTATTCCTGCCGATAAGCTCGCTGAGACAAAGGCTaaaaaggaggagaagcagcaTAACTACGCAATTTCACAAGATCATACTTCCGGGAAGGAGTCTCATAAAGATAACCTCCTAGCAAGCTTTGGGAAAAGACAACGGATGGACAATGCTTCTATATCACTTGGCGGGAGCAGACTGTTTCATCGCTCGACGAATATGTTGGCAAACTTGTCAAGCGGTGATGATGCAGTAGCTCAAAATGAAGGGTCCGATATGGATGAATCCTCAATAGACCGTGTTAAtgtctttgacttcttggcATCGCTTGGATCACAACAAGTACAGCGCCCTCCTAGCATTGCTGCTCAGCTTGTTCACCTCGAGGCCCAGTTTCGTACCAAGAATCCGACACTGCCCCCTAATCAGATTCGCCAAATGGCAACAGAGCACCTGTCCCGCCTTATGGTGGCTCAGCGCACCGCTATGAACTCTGCTGCTCAAGGCGGACTTGCTCCTAGTATCGCCGCTAGTATCGCCGCTACGACAAGCCCCCATCAATACGCTATGCCCTCGACTCAGAAGCAATGGAGTTCCATGGCTTCGCATGGAGACGCTCGAAATACAGAACCATTTGAAGCGACATCAAGCAACTCGGTGAACAAGGCCGAGGTCGCGAAGCTCTAG
- a CDS encoding hypothetical protein (EggNog:ENOG41), whose translation MYPMFQIRDVGSGLRDAEFITVAFDSSLPFLDETGNAGQWGTVPFSERKGFLEATREDIKQSEIFKLSGQGERRRIFIAEIEETNSGTDLVELHRRKDDHTGKTFVSVGAAMILDDEFASHIRSIAVLEPYIAAAEKRGGFVFLDFLITDHRVPSAQRKGAGLALLDHVKTYASEHGKRGIFLDCWTGGTDKLVRYYESAGFSPVQDFEYNKKSGDVWPGRLFRLDSASILP comes from the coding sequence ATGTATCCCATGTTCCAAATTCGTGATGTGGGGTCAGGCCTGAGGGACGCCGAATTCATCACGGTAGCTTTTGACTCTTCTCTGCCATTCCTCGACGAGACTGGCAACGCAGGACAATGGGGAACAGTTCCTTTCTCAGAGAGAAAGGGCTTCTTGGAAGCCACCCGGGAAGATATCAAGCAATCAGAAATCTTCAAACTTAGCGGCCAAGGCGAGCGGCGACGAATTTTCATCGCAGAGATTGAGGAAACAAACTCCGGGACTGACCTCGTGGAACTTCACCGCCGGAAGGATGATCATACGGGCAAGACCTTTGTCTCAGTGGGCGCTGCGATGATTCTCGACGATGAATTTGCAAGTCACATACGCTCTATTGCTGTTCTGGAGCCCTAtatcgctgctgctgagaaaCGTGGTGGCTTTGTGTTTCTGGACTTCCTTATCACAGATCATCGCGTACCATCAGCCCAGCGTAAGGGCGCCGGGTTGGCATTGCTAGATCATGTCAAGACCTACGCGTCTGAACACGGGAAACGAGGCATTTTTCTCGATTGCTGGACCGGAGGTACAGACAAACTGGTCAGGTACTACGAAAGCGCTGGCTTCAGTCCAGTACAAGACTTTGAGTATAATAAGAAGAGCGGGGATGTATGGCCCGGTAGACTATTTCGACTTGATTCAGCTTCTATACTACCTTGA
- a CDS encoding hypothetical protein (EggNog:ENOG41), whose protein sequence is MVPEISQLVEARREEEKRGIIGTTAFQEQYDLLLMRLEGYNAFEEDTNGLCSREEQAAAVMIYQHGLIVYLQAAFFPDMLADPNLAAELDNRIEQTMGAFYSLFVSESPYRRMLLWPGTMMASVARRQEHIHVFRAGFIARASRTPGAVKMGARIVELLWSDPDSRAFGPRVIVSVYKLL, encoded by the exons ATGGTCCCGGAGATCTCTCAGCTCGTTGAAGCTCGCcgggaagaggagaagaggggtaTTATAGGCACTACCGCATTTCAAGAACAGTATGATTTACTTTTGATGCGACTAGAAGGCTACAATGCATTCGAAGAAGACACGAATGGTCTTTGTTCACGCGAAGAGCAGGCTGCAGCTGTGATGATATATCAGCACGGTCTTATCGTATATCTACAGGCAGCCTTTTTCCCGGACATGCTTGCGGATCCGAACCTCGCCGCCGAACTCGATAATCGAATCGAGCAGACCATGGGAGCCTTTTATTCATTGTTTGTTAGCGAGTCACCGTATCGTCGAATGCTACTCTGGCCGGGCACTATGATGGCCTCAGTCGCGAGACGTCAGGAGCACATCCACGTGTTTCGTGCTGGATTCATTGCCAGAGCGTCGCGTACACCTGGTGCTGTAAAGATGGGGGCAAGGATAGTTGAACTTCTTTGGAGTGATCCTGACTCTCGAGCCTTTGGTCCAAGAG TAATTGTTTCTGTCTACAAGCTCTTATAA
- a CDS encoding hypothetical protein (EggNog:ENOG41): MMFKSTLLALAVTAGLSDALGINCRGSGLCSGNKGALGQLIAQVRAIDPNKTFRNGEHVSCVDINNIGNHPAICAFYQNIGDRTFSLAQTQTFLQQIVDHGCKLCGSVPTDPGNNVANGQLTVNVVINPTSRDTRQSPAVYKKRSDKTSPTERDAPKIPAAYEKRGDNLLVRRLGINCRGSSTCGVGGIGHTPNGDLKDVRDAVAAGEEGNFGNGDHIACIPFAFGNLCAFYQNIGSRTFTKEQSVTFLDQLRQHGCSKCGSIPVDPGNDVKNGQLTVNYVA; this comes from the coding sequence ATGATGTTCAAAAGcacccttcttgcccttgctgTCACTGCTGGCTTGTCAGATGCTCTAGGCATCAACTGTCGAGGCAGTGGCCTTTGCAGTGGCAACAAAGGTGCTCTCGGCCAGCTCATTGCCCAGGTCAGGGCCATCGACCCGAACAAGACCTTCAGAAATGGCGAGCATGTCAGCTGCGTTGACATCAACAATATTGGCAACCACCCAGCCATTTGCGCGTTCTATCAAAACATTGGAGACCGAACCTTTTCGCTTGCCCAGACCCAGACGTTCCTTCAGCAGATCGTCGACCATGGCTGCAAGCTTTGCGGTAGCGTCCCAACTGACCCGGGCAACAACGTTGCTAATGGCCAGCTGACTGTCAACGTCGTCATCAATCCTACCAGCCGCGACACGCGTCAAAGCCCGGCTGTCTACAAGAAACGCAGCGACAAGACAAGCCCTACCGAACGCGATGCCCCTAAAATCCCTGCAGCCTATGAGAAGCGCGGAGATAACCTCCTTGTCAGACGCCTGGGTATTAACTGCCGTGGCAGCTCCACTTGTGGAGTTGGAGGCATCGGACATACACCCAACGGAGATCTGAAGGACGTTCgtgatgctgttgctgctggcgaGGAGGGCAACTTTGGTAACGGTGACCATATCGCTTGTATTCCATTTGCATTTGGAAACCTGTGTGCTTTCTACCAGAACATTGGCAGCCGGACTTTTACCAAGGAACAGTCTGTCACATTCCTCGACCAGCTTAGGCAGCATGGATGTTCCAAGTGCGGCAGCATTCCTGTCGATCCTGGTAACGACGTCAAGAACGGACAACTTACGGTTAACTATGTCGCATAA
- a CDS encoding hypothetical protein (EggNog:ENOG41) — protein sequence MSTQVIDFQDSHHFYHKGVESRPKWAFDEARKQIIAKYGRLMSAMPNTAHVVFQDFEGKGNGGSVARIGVFVGDLSVTGAGSKTKAPTVLSPSRQWETWFDVHYQVKLIFVSSNDEGKVSTGKSIEEINNEIERGTQGASPDWLYYKMKYSLHVFNYNGMGERRNAIFETEFYPLQRRFFTKFEQKLDIILLESIYNLLKNAEVDDSQSSIKLNTNIRERQNHPVDNASSEETILRLTKSRKRQDIDLYIMPADFGGLALMPLKKTYKLMTLNEKPHMSREAVNREGKGKSGLSRPEEKALLKDQQRRARLDGDSGKSDNDPIEDGQNHGRPRPKKTLKLKKSLKS from the exons ATGTCTACCCAGGTTATTGACTTTCAAGATTCCCATCATTTCTACCACAAGGGAGTCGAATCACGCCCTAAGTGGGCATTTGATGAAGCTCGAAAGCAAATCATCGCCAAGTACGGAAGACTTATGAGCGCTATGCCAAACACGGCGCATGTTGTTTTCCAGGACTTTGAAGGAAAGGGTAACGGAGGTTCTGTAGCACGCATAGGGGTGTTTGTTGGAGACCTCTCGGTTACAGGTGCGGGCAGTAAAACAAAGGCACCAACTGTACTCAGCCCGTCAAGGCAATGGGAAACCTGGTTTGATGTTCATTATCAGGTCAAACTTATATTTGTGTCCTCTAATGACGAGGGTAAGGTCTCTACTGGGAAATCGATTGAGGAGATTAATAATGAAATTGAGAGAGGAACTCAAGGGGCT TCCCCTGACTGGCTATATTACAAGATGAAATATTCCTTACATGTCTTTAATTACAATGGTATGGGAGAGCGAAGGAATGCTATATTTGAAACAGAGTTCTACCCCTTGCAGCGTCGCTTCTTCACCAAGTTTGAGCAAAAGCTTGATATTATTTTGCTAGAATCAATCTACAATCTTCTAAAGAACGCTGAAGTGGACGATTCTCAGAGttccatcaagctcaacacgAATATTCGGGAACGACAAAATCACCCAGTCGACAATGCGAGCAGTGAAGAAACCATACTCCGGCTTACTAAAAGCAGAAAAAGACAAGATATCGATCTCTATATCATGCCAGCTGATTTCGGAGGTTTGGCATTGATGCCACTCAAGAAGACCTACAAGCTAATGACGTTGAATGAGAAGCCGCACATGTCCAGGGAAGCAGTTAATAGAGAAGGAAAGGGGAAGTCAGGACTGTCGCGACCAGAAGAGAAGGCCTTGCTCAAAGACCAGCAAAGGCGAGCAAGACTAGATGGCGATTCTGGAAAGTCCGACAATGATCCGATTGAAGATGGACAGAACCATGGGCGTCCAAGACCTAAGAAGACTCTGAAACTGAAAAAGAGTCTGAAGTCAtaa
- a CDS encoding hypothetical protein (EggNog:ENOG41) produces the protein MSDTIQSATNIAETADRNALMEEAIEIASQWAQEKIENFLSEIEYDIERNGNDHKLLKISHIISRRTSIDVFTGESSDIGKFAKDLIAKLDDGKVMEGLGNLAGSLLNKLFGSASGSAQTEKIYEVVSDELGELNRLDAFFFCYRFASRGINKAVIGTCIVRSAAVMVDDNAYRVVLNSSATLEDAERAAQVAKYQRQVLDENGNPDPADSTLLEARAKLARWTRDQSEAARLALNQKALETAKANYTKAVEAAAEVQKRLTGIQTNLKGIEIAEQTDMLHKIGVPMPAAGIIQAMRTDGEVVQDAVQGNLPTGMRVEQNADAAFDV, from the exons ATGTCTGACACGATACAATCTGCCACGAACATTGCAGAGACGGCGGATCGTAATGCTCTTATGGAAGAAGCCATTGAAATTGCCTCACAGTGGGCGCAGGAAAAGATTGAGAACTTTCTCAGCGAGATTGAGTATGACATCGA AAGAAATGGCAACGATCACAAATTGCTCAAGATAAGCCACATCATCAGTCGGCGCACTTCCATTGACGTCTTCACAGGCGAGAGCTCAGACATTGGCAAATTTGCTAAAGACCTTATTGCGAAGCTTGATGACGGCAAGGTCATGGAGGGTCTTGGGAATTTGGCCGGCTCGCTGCTGAACAAGCTCTTTGGATCTGCATCTGGTTCAGCCCAGACGGAAAAGATTTA TGAAGTTGTCTCCGATGAGCTCGGTGAACTCAATCGTCTCGAcgcttttttcttttgctaTCGGTTTGCTTCGAGGGGAATCAACAAAGCCGTGATAGGGACATGCATCGTTCGTTCTGCTGCTGTCATGGTCGATGACAACGCCTACCGTGTGGTTCTCAATAGCTCTGCCACTCTTGAAGACGCTGAGCGCGCTGCCCAGGTAGCCAAGTATCAGAGACAGGTCTTGGACGAGAATGGCAACCCCGACCCTGCTGATTCTACACTTCTTGAAGCCCGGGCCAAGCTAGCCCGTTGGACAAGGGATCAGAGTGAGGCTGCTAGG CTCGCCCTCAATCAAAAGGCCCTTGAGACCGCCAAGGCCAACTACACTAAGGCTGTCGAAGCTGCTGCGGAAGTTCAGAAGAGATTGACTGGTATTCAGACTAACCTCAAGGGCATCGAGATTGCCGAGCAGACAGATATGCTGCATAAGATTGGAGTTCCCATGCCTGCGGCTGGCATCATCCAGGCTATGAGGACTGACGGCGAGGTAGTCCAGGATGCAGTGCAGGGTAATTTGCCTACTGGTATGCGTGTTGAGCAAAACGCAGATGCTGCATTTGACGTCTGA